In Haloarcula halophila, a single window of DNA contains:
- a CDS encoding carbon-phosphorus lyase complex subunit PhnI — MGYVAVTAGEEIIERAADLFEKQRLAGDSEGLDVDQLDDQLGRLTAQAMSEGGLYAPRLAALAVKQAQGDTVEAAFLLRAYRSTLERFDETPAVDPSEMIATRRVSPAFKDVPGGQILGATKDYTQRLLDFDLVDGESADPTEDWDLADEGDPERLTTVTELLRSEGLLHEPDEPDVDDPTDTTRESVTHPPERDAVLQELARGETGAVTALGYSALRGYGQVHPTLAEVRVGRLPVRIEHPYTGDEVTVTHADVTESEAVVPVYEKREDPQFAFGYGLTFGRNERKAIGMTVLDASIQLDGDDEPAENAEFVLDTIDGMDSFGFIEHLKLPHYVTFQSILDRIRAIRERGGTAEAGRDDPADDESADRQPIAEASDND, encoded by the coding sequence ATGGGCTACGTCGCCGTCACTGCCGGCGAAGAGATCATCGAGCGCGCGGCAGACCTGTTCGAGAAGCAGCGTCTCGCCGGCGACAGCGAGGGCCTCGACGTCGACCAACTGGACGACCAACTCGGACGCCTCACCGCCCAGGCGATGAGCGAGGGGGGCCTGTACGCGCCCCGATTGGCGGCCCTGGCAGTCAAACAGGCCCAGGGGGATACCGTCGAGGCCGCCTTCCTGCTTCGGGCCTACCGCTCGACGCTGGAGCGGTTCGACGAGACGCCGGCTGTCGATCCGAGTGAGATGATCGCTACCCGGCGGGTGTCCCCGGCGTTCAAAGACGTGCCAGGCGGGCAGATCCTCGGGGCGACGAAGGACTACACCCAGCGGCTGCTGGATTTCGACCTCGTCGACGGGGAGTCGGCGGACCCGACCGAGGACTGGGACCTCGCCGACGAGGGCGATCCCGAGCGGTTGACCACTGTCACGGAACTCCTGCGCTCGGAGGGGCTGCTTCACGAACCGGACGAACCCGACGTGGACGACCCGACGGACACCACCCGGGAGTCGGTAACGCACCCGCCGGAGAGGGACGCGGTGCTCCAGGAACTCGCCCGCGGTGAGACGGGCGCGGTGACCGCGCTGGGCTACTCGGCGCTCCGGGGCTACGGCCAGGTCCACCCGACACTGGCGGAGGTCCGGGTGGGTCGGCTCCCAGTTCGGATCGAGCATCCCTACACCGGCGACGAGGTGACGGTCACCCACGCGGACGTGACCGAGTCCGAGGCGGTCGTCCCCGTCTACGAGAAGCGGGAAGACCCGCAGTTCGCGTTCGGCTACGGCCTGACGTTCGGCCGCAACGAGCGCAAGGCCATCGGGATGACCGTCCTCGACGCCTCGATCCAGCTGGACGGCGACGACGAACCTGCCGAGAACGCCGAGTTCGTCCTCGATACCATCGACGGCATGGACTCCTTTGGCTTCATCGAACACCTCAAACTCCCTCACTACGTCACCTTCCAGTCAATCCTGGATCGGATCCGAGCGATCCGGGAGCGCGGGGGCACAGCCGAAGCGGGCCGAGATGATCCCGCCGACGACGAATCCGCCGACCGTCAGCCGATCGCGGAGGCGAGCGACAATGACTGA
- a CDS encoding ATP-binding cassette domain-containing protein translates to MTLLEASGVETVYGDGCPDCLDATGDRAGTNQCPHCGTVVACAEADLDVEAGEVLGIVGESGSGKSSLAEALALERDPEATVDGEVSYAGHDGNLLAVDYQTRHELRSRDISLVHQHIRDGLDLTFTGGGNVAEKLLSAGWRSYEDVRARVRELFEETEVPVARMDDPARTYSGGMQRRVQIARALATDPNLIVLDEPTTGLDVSVQARVLDTFRRVQREEGVAAIVVSHDLGVVRLLADRTLVMRHGRIVESGLTDRVMEDPHHEYTQTLINSVL, encoded by the coding sequence GTGACGCTCCTGGAAGCGTCGGGTGTGGAGACGGTGTACGGCGACGGCTGTCCGGACTGTCTCGACGCGACCGGCGACCGCGCCGGGACGAACCAGTGTCCCCACTGTGGCACCGTCGTCGCCTGTGCCGAAGCCGACCTCGACGTCGAAGCGGGCGAGGTGCTCGGTATCGTCGGCGAATCGGGGTCGGGTAAGTCAAGCCTCGCGGAGGCGCTGGCCCTGGAACGCGACCCGGAGGCGACCGTCGACGGCGAGGTGTCCTACGCCGGGCACGACGGGAACCTACTGGCAGTGGACTACCAGACGCGCCACGAACTGCGGAGCCGTGACATCTCTCTGGTCCACCAGCACATCCGCGACGGCCTCGACCTGACGTTTACCGGCGGCGGTAACGTCGCCGAGAAACTCCTCTCGGCCGGGTGGCGCTCCTACGAGGACGTGCGAGCGCGCGTCCGGGAGTTGTTCGAGGAGACGGAGGTCCCGGTCGCCCGGATGGACGACCCCGCGCGGACCTACTCGGGCGGGATGCAGCGCCGTGTCCAGATCGCCCGAGCCCTGGCGACCGACCCGAACCTGATCGTCCTCGACGAACCGACGACGGGGTTGGACGTCAGCGTCCAGGCGCGTGTCCTCGACACCTTCCGCCGCGTCCAGCGCGAGGAGGGCGTCGCGGCTATCGTCGTCTCCCACGACCTCGGCGTCGTCCGCCTGCTCGCCGACCGGACGCTGGTGATGCGCCACGGTCGAATCGTCGAGTCGGGCCTCACCGACCGCGTCATGGAGGACCCGCACCACGAGTACACGCAGACCCTCATCAACTCAGTACTATGA
- the phnG gene encoding phosphonate C-P lyase system protein PhnG, with the protein MVDPHDRSDRFELIAASEAATLARFANEVLEDDPPLSVRQEPRPQLLMQRVEEPVERRPFNLGEVLVTPAEVDLAGHRGFAMVPGKAERAALSGAIVDAAVAADHERTPAIVSALEDAAARQREQRQRAWAESKHTAVEFETMEDQQ; encoded by the coding sequence ATGGTTGATCCACACGACAGATCGGATCGGTTCGAGTTGATCGCTGCCAGTGAGGCGGCGACGCTCGCCCGGTTCGCCAACGAGGTACTCGAAGACGACCCACCGCTGTCGGTCCGCCAGGAACCGCGGCCGCAGTTGCTGATGCAACGCGTCGAGGAACCGGTCGAGCGCCGCCCGTTCAATCTCGGTGAGGTCCTGGTCACCCCTGCGGAGGTCGACCTGGCCGGCCACCGCGGGTTCGCAATGGTCCCCGGAAAGGCCGAACGCGCCGCCCTCTCGGGGGCCATCGTCGACGCGGCGGTGGCTGCCGACCACGAGCGGACACCGGCTATCGTCAGCGCCCTCGAAGACGCGGCGGCCCGTCAGCGAGAACAGCGCCAGCGGGCGTGGGCCGAGAGCAAACACACCGCCGTCGAGTTCGAGACGATGGAGGACCAGCAGTGA
- the phnH gene encoding phosphonate C-P lyase system protein PhnH, producing MRALEFDPVHDTRRTFDGLLSAMSRPGTVHEVPAPADHAVVATLVDHEVTIATADESLRDALSGQGRLEPAALEEADIVHVRDHSVDVRACKRGSLVEPSEGATVVYRVDSVAAGSGPGTTVTLSGPGVDGTATLSVSLPESALAALAEAQSEYPRGIDAVLSGTDRLAAVPRSVTMEVT from the coding sequence GTGAGAGCGCTCGAGTTTGATCCGGTCCACGACACGCGCCGGACGTTCGACGGGCTCCTGTCGGCGATGAGTCGGCCGGGGACCGTCCACGAGGTGCCCGCCCCCGCCGACCACGCCGTCGTCGCAACCCTCGTCGACCACGAGGTGACGATAGCGACGGCAGACGAGTCGCTCCGGGACGCCCTCTCCGGACAGGGTCGCCTCGAACCGGCTGCTCTGGAGGAGGCCGATATCGTTCACGTCAGGGACCACTCTGTCGACGTGCGGGCGTGCAAGCGCGGATCGCTGGTCGAACCCAGCGAGGGCGCGACAGTCGTCTACCGCGTCGATTCTGTCGCAGCCGGCTCCGGACCGGGGACGACGGTGACGCTCTCTGGTCCCGGCGTCGACGGCACCGCGACGCTGTCGGTGTCGCTGCCCGAGTCGGCGCTCGCGGCGCTGGCCGAGGCCCAGTCGGAGTACCCGCGCGGTATCGACGCTGTCCTCTCGGGGACCGATCGACTCGCCGCCGTCCCGCGGTCGGTGACGATGGAGGTGACCTGA
- a CDS encoding alpha-D-ribose 1-methylphosphonate 5-phosphate C-P-lyase PhnJ — translation MTEEPTTHPSDGSTGAGTPVPTDSVDAALTAVETDGLSGYNYAYLDEHTKREVRRSMLKAVAIPGHQVPYASRPMPLARGWGTGGIQASLSLLGPDETLKVIDQGADESVNAANIRRLAENTAEVATTADTTEADLIQSRHRIPEEVLTDDQRLVLQVPITDALRKVDPSDAANRRRHAHKNYGKMWVHLYENVVEYGEINIASRYPTLVAGRYLMDPSPIPRWDVPKLDDADHVTILAAGREARIYAVPPHTSVEPLAFDDRAFTVERFPEQACHACGSTDTYLVEVSEEHGSTASEGSDDPDDGGGAGFETRYACNDSSFCAKRREDPDLPKDHHLDRSGVDWGPATPDGGENA, via the coding sequence ATGACTGAGGAACCGACGACCCACCCGAGCGACGGATCGACCGGTGCCGGAACGCCGGTGCCGACCGACTCCGTCGACGCCGCGCTCACCGCGGTAGAGACCGACGGGCTCTCGGGGTACAACTACGCTTACCTCGACGAGCACACCAAGCGAGAGGTCCGCCGGTCGATGCTGAAAGCCGTCGCAATTCCCGGTCATCAGGTGCCATACGCCTCGCGGCCGATGCCCCTCGCCCGCGGATGGGGGACCGGCGGCATCCAGGCGTCGCTGTCGCTTCTCGGACCGGATGAGACGCTCAAGGTGATCGACCAGGGCGCGGACGAGAGCGTCAACGCCGCCAACATCCGGCGACTCGCGGAGAACACGGCCGAAGTGGCGACGACTGCCGACACCACCGAGGCGGACCTGATCCAGAGCCGCCACCGCATCCCCGAGGAGGTACTGACCGACGACCAGCGCCTCGTGTTGCAGGTGCCCATCACCGACGCCCTGCGGAAGGTTGACCCCTCCGACGCCGCGAACCGGCGGCGACACGCCCACAAGAACTACGGGAAGATGTGGGTCCACCTCTACGAGAACGTCGTCGAGTACGGCGAGATCAACATCGCCTCGCGCTACCCGACGCTAGTCGCGGGGCGGTATCTGATGGACCCCTCGCCCATCCCGCGGTGGGACGTCCCGAAACTCGACGACGCCGATCACGTGACGATACTCGCTGCGGGGAGAGAGGCTCGCATCTACGCCGTCCCACCGCACACGTCAGTCGAACCGCTGGCCTTCGACGATCGGGCGTTCACCGTCGAGCGCTTCCCGGAGCAGGCCTGTCACGCCTGTGGATCGACCGACACCTACCTCGTCGAAGTCTCCGAGGAACACGGATCGACGGCGAGTGAGGGAAGTGATGACCCGGACGACGGAGGGGGCGCGGGCTTCGAGACACGCTACGCCTGCAACGATTCGAGCTTCTGTGCCAAGCGCCGCGAGGACCCGGACCTGCCGAAGGATCATCACCTCGACCGCTCCGGAGTCGACTGGGGACCCGCGACACCCGACGGGGGTGAGAACGCGTGA
- a CDS encoding alpha-D-ribose 1-methylphosphonate 5-triphosphate diphosphatase: MSSAARAAEATVAVVGGRLVTPDAVIEGGVRIEGDRIVDVGDVDTDADTVIDVDGRLVLPGLIDLHGDDIEGHLHPRSGARMDIPLALASADRANVAAGITTKFHAISFEQDEAADRSPELAAALTDAISGTTDLLADHRLHARCEVTQKRCVEAVLDVVDNGDADLVSVMSHVPGKGQFRDVETFREYYENADDRTVEEAEELISERTDIPVATIRERIDRVVERAHAAGAVTASHDDENPEAVRRLAASGVDITEYPITLETAKAAADEEMTTAMGAPNLVRGGSQWGNLATAEGIDAGVVDTLVADYHPPSLLASVFVDTGESLPERVARVSATPADAAGFSDRGRIEAGGRADLIVVDREPAPTVTSALVAGRPAYRADATAGGRR, encoded by the coding sequence ATGAGTTCGGCCGCCCGGGCCGCCGAGGCCACCGTCGCGGTCGTCGGCGGTCGCCTCGTCACGCCCGACGCAGTGATCGAGGGGGGCGTCCGAATCGAGGGCGACCGTATCGTCGACGTCGGCGACGTGGACACGGACGCCGACACCGTGATCGATGTCGACGGCCGCCTGGTGTTGCCCGGACTGATCGACCTCCACGGCGATGATATCGAGGGCCACCTTCACCCGCGGTCCGGGGCGCGGATGGACATCCCGCTGGCCCTGGCGTCCGCCGACCGCGCGAACGTCGCGGCGGGCATCACCACGAAGTTCCACGCCATCTCCTTCGAACAGGACGAGGCGGCCGACCGCTCGCCGGAACTGGCGGCGGCGCTGACCGACGCCATCTCGGGGACAACGGACCTACTGGCCGACCACCGCCTGCACGCCCGGTGTGAGGTCACCCAGAAGCGGTGTGTCGAGGCAGTCCTCGACGTCGTCGACAACGGTGACGCCGACCTGGTGTCGGTGATGAGTCACGTCCCGGGAAAGGGGCAGTTCCGAGACGTCGAGACATTCCGGGAGTACTACGAGAACGCCGACGACCGGACGGTCGAGGAGGCCGAAGAACTCATCTCGGAGCGTACCGATATCCCGGTGGCAACGATACGTGAACGGATCGACCGCGTGGTCGAACGCGCCCACGCGGCCGGCGCGGTGACGGCCTCTCACGACGACGAGAACCCCGAGGCGGTCAGGCGTCTCGCGGCCTCCGGCGTCGACATCACCGAGTACCCAATCACGCTTGAGACCGCCAAAGCGGCGGCCGACGAGGAGATGACCACGGCGATGGGCGCACCGAATCTCGTCCGTGGGGGGAGCCAGTGGGGCAACCTCGCGACAGCCGAAGGTATCGACGCCGGCGTCGTCGACACTCTGGTCGCGGACTACCACCCACCGTCGCTACTGGCGTCGGTGTTCGTCGATACAGGGGAGTCACTCCCGGAGCGGGTGGCCCGCGTCAGCGCGACCCCCGCCGACGCCGCGGGGTTCTCCGATCGGGGACGGATCGAGGCGGGCGGGCGTGCGGATCTGATCGTCGTCGACCGGGAGCCAGCGCCGACGGTCACGAGCGCGCTGGTCGCCGGACGGCCGGCGTACCGGGCCGATGCCACCGCGGGAGGGCGACGATGA
- a CDS encoding sugar phosphate isomerase/epimerase family protein: MTDHRLGAAMDIRFAASVEEFVEYVTDIGLDHVEFRREYLAGHPDTPGPERVQELAESYGVTVTYHAPFRDWNVGSYDETVRQDSVERVKQTLDDAATAGATGVVVHGGSVPRRYPEWVQEQARENARRSLAECAEYAQLVGVSLCLENQPIDEDKRRYTTTPSDLATMIDAVDVPPEYLSLTLDVGHAKVNGHDWRAFVDRFGDRIRVCHLHDNDGTTDQHRPFPEYESVAEAVPADAFVFEMKSVADVARTVGVDHAPPETGGSPGD; this comes from the coding sequence ATGACGGACCACCGTCTGGGGGCGGCAATGGACATCCGGTTCGCCGCGAGCGTCGAGGAGTTCGTGGAGTACGTCACGGACATCGGGTTGGACCACGTCGAGTTCAGGCGTGAGTACCTCGCCGGACACCCCGATACGCCCGGCCCCGAACGGGTGCAGGAACTGGCCGAGTCTTACGGCGTCACCGTCACCTACCACGCCCCGTTTCGGGACTGGAACGTGGGAAGCTACGACGAGACGGTCCGGCAAGACTCCGTCGAGCGTGTCAAACAGACGCTCGACGACGCGGCCACAGCGGGGGCGACCGGTGTCGTCGTCCACGGCGGTTCGGTTCCCCGTCGATACCCGGAGTGGGTCCAGGAGCAGGCCCGAGAGAACGCGCGACGCTCGCTCGCCGAGTGTGCCGAGTACGCTCAACTGGTCGGCGTTTCACTCTGTCTAGAGAACCAACCGATCGACGAGGACAAGCGGCGCTACACGACGACGCCGTCGGACCTTGCCACGATGATCGACGCCGTCGACGTGCCACCCGAGTACCTCAGCCTCACACTCGACGTCGGCCACGCGAAGGTCAACGGCCACGACTGGCGGGCGTTCGTCGACCGATTCGGCGACCGCATCCGCGTCTGTCACCTCCACGACAACGACGGCACCACGGACCAGCATCGCCCGTTCCCCGAGTACGAGTCCGTCGCCGAAGCCGTCCCGGCGGACGCCTTCGTCTTCGAGATGAAGTCCGTCGCGGACGTTGCTCGGACCGTCGGTGTCGATCACGCGCCGCCGGAGACGGGGGGATCTCCCGGTGACTGA
- a CDS encoding phosphonate C-P lyase system protein PhnL, producing MTVLSVEGLSKTFDVHVLDDTQVVGLDSVSFDVRAGEFLAVVGESGSGKSSLLKCLYRTYEPTDGRVRYHGDDEVDLAACDDRTVMALRGDAIGYTSQFLDEIPRVPAVDVVARPLVEQGRQTEPARERARELLATLSVPEELWDAYPATFSGGERQRVNLAQALAPDPDLLLLDEPTSALDPETRREAIDLLETALGRGTTVVGVFHDTDVVEAVADRVVVLDDGRIREVLPVEAFDGEVVR from the coding sequence ATGACAGTCCTATCGGTCGAAGGGCTCTCGAAGACCTTCGACGTCCACGTGCTCGACGACACCCAGGTCGTCGGGCTAGACAGCGTATCGTTCGACGTCCGAGCGGGCGAGTTCCTCGCGGTCGTCGGGGAGTCCGGCAGCGGGAAGTCCTCGCTGTTGAAGTGTCTCTACCGGACCTACGAACCGACCGACGGCCGGGTCCGCTACCACGGCGACGACGAGGTCGACCTGGCCGCGTGTGACGACCGCACCGTGATGGCACTCAGAGGTGACGCCATCGGCTACACGTCCCAGTTCCTCGACGAGATCCCGCGCGTCCCGGCCGTCGACGTGGTCGCCCGACCGCTGGTCGAACAGGGGAGGCAAACGGAGCCGGCGAGGGAACGCGCCCGTGAGTTGCTCGCGACCCTCTCGGTCCCCGAGGAACTGTGGGACGCCTACCCCGCGACCTTCTCCGGCGGCGAGCGCCAGCGGGTCAACCTCGCGCAGGCGCTCGCGCCCGACCCGGACCTGCTGTTGCTTGACGAACCCACCAGCGCGCTCGACCCGGAGACTCGTCGGGAAGCGATCGACCTGTTGGAGACGGCTCTCGGACGCGGAACCACCGTCGTCGGCGTCTTCCACGATACGGACGTGGTCGAGGCCGTCGCCGACCGCGTCGTCGTGCTGGACGACGGACGTATCCGGGAGGTCCTGCCGGTCGAGGCGTTCGACGGCGAGGTGGTCCGATGA